One genomic segment of Candidatus Rokuibacteriota bacterium includes these proteins:
- a CDS encoding response regulator produces the protein MSRHPVWYVPGSEIVALLEHLPEDLELRPATDLSPVACSGSHGVLVVHLPGGDSGIAAMTVAQRAGLPVVALVNDGVSDGVPGHPCYAYLSPSVQPSTLAAVLRAACEEACVRAETRETSTQLEELSTIGISLSAERNLDALLELILTKGREITRSDAGSLYVVEKTPDGGQHLRFKLAQNDSVRVALSEWILPISSTSAAGYVALSGEILRIDDAYALPPKSPYRINNEVDAGIGYRTTSMLVVPMKTPAGEIIGVLQLINCKRVPGRPLARPEALHDEVMPFPERYRNLAASLASQAGVAIQNAQLLEELRVALQEIETQQQQLVQTERLSALGEMAAGVAHDFNNLLAVVVGRAEVLLAKVQEPEICRNVKVIRQAAWDGAQTIRRIQEFTRTRQTRPAGRVEVPELLRDVIELTRGRWKDEAQSRNIVYEVLIEGRPVPPVAGISAELREVFMNLLINGLDAMPGGGRFIFRVSSDMDTVTIAAQDTGCGMSDEIRWRVLEPFFTTKGSRGTGLGLSVSWGIVKRHGGTIDIESSLGVGSTFVVRLPVSKEEPAAEEPAAEAPASVLRPVRTARVLVIDDELEIRCVLRDMLTSFGHTVLEAASGEEGLACCDGAGVDVILTDVSMPGMSGWDVAAVCRRRFPRIPLGFVTGWGDRLDPEETLRSGVRFVLSKPFAPVDLQNLVAGVLTPDSFVESALTSSHRG, from the coding sequence ATGTCCCGGCATCCCGTCTGGTACGTCCCTGGTTCGGAGATCGTCGCGCTGCTCGAGCATCTCCCCGAAGATCTCGAGCTTCGGCCCGCCACCGACTTGTCGCCGGTCGCCTGCTCGGGGTCGCACGGCGTCCTGGTCGTCCATCTGCCCGGCGGCGATTCGGGCATTGCCGCGATGACGGTCGCGCAGCGCGCGGGATTGCCGGTGGTGGCGCTGGTCAATGACGGCGTCTCCGATGGGGTTCCGGGCCACCCGTGCTACGCGTATCTCAGTCCATCGGTCCAGCCGTCCACCCTCGCGGCGGTGCTCCGTGCCGCGTGCGAGGAGGCGTGTGTCAGGGCCGAGACGCGCGAGACGAGCACGCAGCTCGAGGAGCTCAGCACGATCGGGATAAGCCTTTCGGCCGAGCGCAATCTCGACGCGCTCCTCGAGCTCATTCTGACCAAGGGGCGGGAGATCACCCGCAGCGACGCCGGCTCGCTGTACGTGGTCGAGAAGACTCCGGACGGCGGGCAGCATCTGCGATTCAAGCTGGCTCAGAACGACAGCGTGCGTGTGGCGCTCAGTGAATGGATACTGCCGATCAGCTCGACGAGCGCCGCCGGCTATGTTGCGCTGTCGGGCGAGATCCTGCGGATCGACGACGCGTACGCCCTGCCTCCGAAATCCCCCTACCGCATCAATAACGAGGTCGATGCGGGGATAGGCTACCGGACGACGTCGATGCTCGTGGTGCCGATGAAGACTCCGGCCGGCGAGATCATCGGGGTGCTGCAGCTGATCAATTGCAAGCGCGTTCCCGGACGGCCTCTGGCGCGGCCGGAAGCCCTGCATGACGAGGTCATGCCCTTCCCGGAGCGCTATCGCAACCTCGCCGCTTCCCTGGCCTCTCAGGCGGGGGTGGCGATCCAGAACGCGCAGCTGCTCGAGGAGCTTCGAGTCGCCCTGCAGGAGATCGAGACACAGCAGCAGCAACTGGTGCAGACGGAGCGCCTGAGCGCGCTCGGCGAGATGGCGGCGGGCGTCGCGCATGACTTCAACAATCTCCTGGCCGTGGTGGTCGGACGCGCGGAGGTCTTGCTCGCCAAAGTCCAGGAGCCGGAGATCTGCCGGAATGTCAAGGTCATTCGACAGGCAGCCTGGGACGGGGCCCAGACCATTCGGCGGATTCAGGAGTTCACGCGGACGCGCCAAACGCGCCCTGCCGGGCGAGTGGAGGTTCCGGAACTGTTGCGGGACGTCATCGAGCTGACGCGGGGACGCTGGAAGGACGAAGCGCAGAGCCGCAATATCGTCTACGAGGTGCTGATCGAAGGCCGACCGGTTCCTCCCGTAGCGGGGATCTCCGCGGAGCTGCGCGAGGTGTTCATGAACCTGCTGATCAACGGGCTCGACGCCATGCCCGGGGGAGGCCGGTTCATCTTCCGGGTCTCGAGCGACATGGACACAGTGACGATAGCCGCGCAGGACACGGGCTGCGGCATGTCGGACGAGATTCGGTGGCGGGTGCTGGAGCCATTCTTCACGACCAAGGGCTCCCGTGGAACCGGGCTCGGCCTGTCGGTCTCCTGGGGCATCGTCAAGCGGCACGGGGGCACGATCGACATCGAAAGCAGCCTGGGCGTGGGCAGCACCTTCGTGGTCCGCCTGCCGGTCAGCAAGGAGGAACCGGCGGCAGAGGAACCGGCGGCAGAGGCTCCGGCGTCGGTGCTGCGGCCCGTCCGCACGGCCCGCGTGCTGGTCATCGACGACGAGCTTGAGATTCGATGCGTGCTCCGGGACATGCTGACATCCTTTGGCCACACCGTCCTCGAGGCGGCCAGCGGGGAAGAGGGATTGGCCTGCTGCGACGGCGCGGGAGTGGACGTCATCCTGACCGACGTCTCCATGCCGGGAATGTCGGGCTGGGATGTGGCTGCCGTATGCCGTCGCCGCTTCCCTCGGATTCCTCTCGGGTTCGTCACGGGCTGGGGGGACAGGCTGGACCCGGAAGAGACGCTGCGCTCCGGCGTGCGCTTCGTCCTGTCGAAGCCGTTCGCTCCGGTCGACCTGCAAAACCTGGTGGCCGGCGTCTTGACGCCCGATTCCTTCGTCGAGAGCGCGCTCACGTCATCGCATAGGGGTTGA
- the ggt gene encoding gamma-glutamyltransferase: MPQIGYAHRQAPMARDGMVASCHPLASLAGVEILKSGGNVADAAIATNAVLSVTQPNFCGVGGDFFCLYYETESRRVHFLNGAGRSGSRAGLEELGRRGLAAVPLIGPGAVSVPGATRAWSMLLERFGTRPLKSLLVPAIHYAADGFPLTDIVSQAIRERAPLIDDAEWRRIFIPGGGFAEPGDIFRQPDLARTLTELGENPDLFYRGRVGQAIAKRLERDGFLTADDLAGHTGAWGEPISTTYRGYTVWETPPPTQGIATLMTLNLLEGFDVTAHPIHSVEHLHLLLEMTKLAYADRDRWVADPATSRLPVLSLLDKAYAARRRAAFDPDKAQRYEPGEVDGDTTGFVVADGRGNVLSVIQSLYKGFGSGVVPPGTGVVLQNRGAYFNTNPEHPNCFGPRKHPFHTLIACIVTRGERPVLGLANMGGDGQAMFHTQILTNALDYGMEIQEAIERPRFFMGRINPGDAPDLVRLESRVPVPVREELMRRGHNILPVSDWFTSEGHAHAVAVLKDGVLRGGADPRGDGAAVGY; the protein is encoded by the coding sequence ATGCCCCAAATAGGTTACGCGCACCGCCAGGCGCCGATGGCGAGGGACGGCATGGTCGCCTCGTGCCACCCGCTCGCCTCGCTGGCGGGAGTGGAGATCCTCAAGTCAGGCGGCAACGTGGCGGACGCCGCCATCGCCACCAATGCCGTGCTGAGCGTGACGCAACCCAACTTCTGCGGCGTGGGCGGCGACTTCTTCTGCCTCTACTACGAAACCGAGAGTCGGCGAGTCCATTTCCTGAACGGCGCGGGGCGCTCGGGCTCGCGCGCGGGCCTCGAGGAGCTCGGGCGCCGCGGGCTCGCCGCCGTCCCGTTGATCGGCCCCGGCGCGGTGTCGGTGCCGGGCGCGACGCGGGCGTGGTCCATGCTCCTCGAGCGTTTCGGCACGCGCCCGCTCAAGAGCCTCTTGGTACCCGCCATCCACTACGCCGCCGACGGCTTTCCGCTGACGGACATCGTCAGCCAGGCCATCCGCGAGCGCGCCCCACTGATCGACGACGCCGAGTGGCGCCGCATCTTCATCCCGGGCGGCGGCTTCGCCGAGCCGGGCGATATTTTTCGCCAGCCCGACCTCGCGCGCACGCTGACCGAGCTGGGGGAGAACCCCGACCTCTTCTACCGCGGCCGGGTCGGGCAGGCGATCGCGAAGCGCCTGGAACGCGACGGCTTCCTCACTGCGGATGATCTAGCCGGGCACACGGGCGCGTGGGGCGAGCCCATCAGCACCACCTATCGCGGCTACACGGTGTGGGAGACGCCGCCGCCGACGCAGGGCATCGCCACGCTCATGACCCTCAACCTCCTCGAGGGTTTCGACGTGACGGCGCACCCGATCCACTCCGTCGAGCACCTCCATCTGCTCCTCGAGATGACCAAGCTCGCCTACGCCGACCGCGATCGCTGGGTGGCCGATCCGGCCACGTCGCGCCTGCCCGTTCTATCCCTGCTCGACAAGGCCTATGCCGCGCGCAGGCGCGCCGCCTTCGACCCGGACAAGGCCCAGCGCTACGAGCCGGGCGAGGTCGACGGGGATACGACCGGCTTCGTGGTTGCCGACGGGCGCGGCAACGTCCTCTCGGTGATCCAGAGCCTCTACAAGGGTTTCGGCTCCGGCGTAGTGCCGCCCGGCACCGGTGTCGTGCTCCAGAACCGCGGCGCCTACTTCAATACGAATCCCGAGCACCCGAACTGCTTCGGGCCTCGCAAGCATCCCTTCCACACGCTCATCGCCTGCATCGTGACGCGCGGGGAGCGGCCGGTGCTGGGGCTCGCCAACATGGGGGGCGACGGGCAGGCGATGTTCCACACTCAGATCCTCACCAACGCGCTCGACTACGGCATGGAGATCCAGGAGGCGATCGAGCGGCCGCGCTTCTTCATGGGACGCATCAATCCGGGCGACGCCCCCGACTTGGTGCGGCTGGAGAGCCGCGTCCCCGTGCCCGTGCGCGAAGAGCTGATGCGCCGCGGGCACAACATCCTGCCCGTGTCCGACTGGTTTACCTCGGAGGGGCACGCCCACGCCGTGGCCGTCTTGAAGGACGGCGTCCTTCGGGGCGGCGCAGACCCGCGCGGAGACGGCGCGGCTGTGGGATATTGA
- a CDS encoding aspartate aminotransferase family protein, whose product MTQPAKPSKIFDTYRAMHPKSAALYERARGVIAGGITHDGRHLKPFPVYVDRALGSRKWDVDGHEYVDYWMGHGALFLGHCHPAVVKAIQEQAPRGTHFGACHELEVRWAELVCRLVPSAEMVRFTMSGTEATHLALRIARAYTGHPKVVKFHGHFHGWHDGVVAAVNPPFDVPMSAGVPSQILDQLLLCPPNDIKVVDGLLQRGDVAAVILEPAGGQSGTTPTIPGYLQELRALTERHNVVLIFDEVITGFRYAPGGAQQYFGVTPDLTTLAKIVAGGLPGAVVCGKKPLMATMAHRGDPVWDRAERVAQNGTFNSNPVCAAAAIATLELVQDGELHARANKVADELRSGIAEVMKRVGAPGTCFGESSIFHVSFEGRPGLAGFDRPRRGDLYQMLRCALLNNGVDCSSYHGWLSAVHSDVDVARTLAAYEKALSAMAADGAFKGA is encoded by the coding sequence ATGACCCAGCCCGCGAAGCCGTCCAAGATCTTCGACACTTACCGTGCCATGCATCCGAAGTCGGCGGCGCTCTACGAGCGGGCGCGCGGCGTGATCGCCGGCGGCATCACCCACGACGGCCGGCACCTCAAGCCCTTCCCGGTCTACGTCGACCGCGCCCTGGGCTCCCGCAAGTGGGACGTGGACGGCCACGAATACGTGGACTACTGGATGGGCCACGGCGCGCTCTTCCTGGGGCACTGCCACCCGGCGGTCGTCAAGGCCATCCAGGAGCAGGCCCCGCGCGGCACGCACTTCGGCGCCTGCCACGAGCTGGAAGTGCGCTGGGCCGAGCTGGTCTGCAGGCTCGTCCCCTCGGCCGAGATGGTGCGCTTCACCATGTCGGGCACGGAGGCGACGCATCTGGCGCTCCGCATCGCGCGCGCCTACACGGGGCATCCGAAGGTGGTGAAGTTCCACGGCCACTTCCACGGCTGGCACGACGGCGTCGTCGCCGCGGTCAACCCGCCCTTCGACGTGCCGATGTCCGCGGGCGTGCCCTCGCAGATCCTCGACCAGCTCCTGCTCTGCCCGCCCAACGACATCAAGGTGGTGGACGGGCTGCTCCAGCGCGGCGACGTCGCGGCGGTGATCCTCGAGCCCGCGGGCGGGCAGTCCGGCACCACGCCGACCATCCCGGGCTACCTCCAGGAACTGCGCGCGCTGACCGAGCGCCATAACGTCGTGCTGATCTTCGACGAGGTCATCACGGGCTTCCGCTATGCGCCCGGCGGCGCCCAGCAGTACTTCGGCGTCACGCCTGACCTGACGACGCTGGCGAAGATCGTCGCCGGCGGCCTGCCCGGCGCCGTCGTCTGCGGCAAGAAGCCGCTCATGGCGACCATGGCCCACCGCGGCGACCCCGTCTGGGACCGGGCCGAGCGCGTGGCGCAGAACGGCACCTTCAACTCCAACCCCGTCTGCGCCGCCGCCGCCATCGCCACGCTCGAGCTGGTGCAGGACGGCGAGCTGCACGCGCGCGCGAACAAGGTGGCCGACGAGCTGCGCTCGGGCATCGCGGAGGTGATGAAGCGCGTGGGCGCGCCGGGCACCTGCTTCGGCGAATCGTCCATCTTCCACGTGTCCTTCGAGGGGCGGCCCGGGCTCGCCGGCTTCGACAGGCCGCGGCGCGGCGACCTCTACCAGATGCTCCGCTGCGCCCTGCTCAACAACGGCGTGGACTGCTCGAGCTACCACGGCTGGCTCTCCGCCGTGCACTCGGACGTGGACGTGGCGCGCACGCTCGCGGCCTACGAGAAGGCGTTGTCGGCGATGGCCGCCGACGGAGCCTTCAAAGGCGCCTGA
- a CDS encoding ABC transporter substrate binding protein, whose translation MERVTGVLGVTIQQLAIRRPEEFQAVIDVLRRGLVEGLIVDADATLYTYQPQIIAAASAHRIPTVFAWPRPVEDGGLLGYGASVPEMYRLAAVYVDKIARGTNPADLPVEKVSRYHLAINLKTAEPLGLTIPQSLLLRADQVIQ comes from the coding sequence ATGGAGCGAGTGACGGGAGTCCTAGGCGTCACGATTCAACAACTCGCTATCCGCCGCCCTGAGGAGTTTCAGGCGGTCATAGACGTGCTTCGGCGAGGGTTGGTCGAGGGTCTGATCGTCGACGCCGACGCCACGCTCTACACCTATCAACCTCAGATCATCGCCGCGGCGAGCGCACATCGCATCCCCACCGTCTTCGCCTGGCCGCGGCCCGTCGAGGACGGCGGATTGCTCGGCTATGGGGCGAGTGTCCCGGAGATGTATCGCCTCGCAGCGGTCTATGTGGACAAGATCGCCCGTGGCACGAATCCCGCCGATCTACCCGTTGAGAAGGTGTCGAGGTACCACCTCGCCATCAACCTCAAGACCGCGGAGCCGCTCGGCTTGACGATCCCGCAGTCGCTGCTGCTGCGGGCGGATCAGGTCATTCAGTAG
- a CDS encoding FecR domain-containing protein: MTRAAMAQDQVLKKRDDVFPQDRITTKEHSLVHVLMGGKALLTVRELSVLTVTEEGGRATVNLQSGKVGLAVVRERMRPGEVIEVHTPHAMAAVRGTVLVVEIVPDSAGGDRLGTSTNVHLLHGKLDVSLRSNPGAAPVQLETLQSVTVSGNTLGAVRPLSPAAAAAVTANLKANQPTRTALPEKFQSALVDRQRALAVAIVEGVLGSGSSRKGQRAQARAEGEGEVIDVVSDAGDGVGAVGVGGSGAGRGGGNSGSNGGGDGGGSSNGGGNKNAGGRGFASGSGVGNGRSFGAGPGTAGSGLATIVPSVLKKKGK; this comes from the coding sequence GTGACACGGGCAGCCATGGCTCAAGACCAGGTTCTCAAGAAGCGCGATGACGTCTTTCCGCAGGACCGGATCACCACCAAGGAACACTCGCTGGTTCACGTCCTGATGGGCGGCAAGGCGCTGCTCACGGTGCGCGAGCTCTCGGTGCTGACCGTGACCGAAGAAGGCGGGCGCGCGACGGTGAATCTCCAGTCGGGCAAGGTCGGCCTCGCGGTCGTGCGGGAGCGGATGCGGCCGGGAGAAGTCATCGAGGTCCACACGCCGCACGCGATGGCCGCGGTCCGGGGGACCGTGCTGGTGGTCGAGATCGTCCCCGATTCCGCCGGTGGAGATCGACTCGGGACTTCCACCAATGTGCACCTGCTCCACGGCAAGCTCGACGTGTCCCTGCGAAGCAACCCAGGAGCGGCGCCCGTCCAGCTGGAGACTCTTCAGTCCGTCACGGTGTCCGGCAATACGCTCGGGGCAGTGCGTCCGCTCTCTCCGGCGGCGGCGGCAGCCGTCACAGCAAACCTGAAGGCCAATCAGCCGACACGGACAGCGCTTCCCGAGAAGTTCCAGTCCGCGCTCGTTGACCGGCAGCGGGCTCTCGCCGTTGCGATAGTAGAGGGGGTCCTGGGTAGCGGGTCGAGTCGTAAAGGACAGCGCGCGCAGGCCCGGGCGGAGGGAGAGGGCGAGGTCATCGATGTTGTCTCGGATGCGGGAGACGGGGTTGGTGCGGTAGGCGTGGGCGGTTCCGGAGCGGGTCGTGGCGGCGGCAATAGTGGAAGCAACGGCGGTGGCGATGGTGGTGGCTCGAGCAATGGCGGCGGGAACAAGAACGCCGGCGGAAGGGGTTTCGCATCAGGTTCGGGAGTCGGCAATGGCCGCTCTTTCGGCGCTGGCCCTGGCACGGCGGGCAGCGGTCTCGCGACTATCGTACCGTCTGTCCTGAAGAAGAAGGGGAAGTAG
- a CDS encoding DUF4392 domain-containing protein — translation MVDHLLAFDPGGRGIARFFVPGGAARAARALRRAKRVLLTTGFSLGPGLPETDGPPGTASLGRALRALGAEVTYITDAASLPPLQAALSVLGEPPRILTFHAGGDAALTARRLLAEHAPTHLVAIERPGRTRGGLYLSMRGESVGEWNGPLDALFLEAPRRVVTVGVGDGGNEIGMGALHARLRRAGARIRKVASVVPARYVVAAGVSNWGAYGIVVELARLSKRPLLHTADEERRMVRACVAAGAVDGITRKREATVDALPLEAHAGMVELLRLIQDSSPHGGKTR, via the coding sequence ATGGTCGATCACCTCCTCGCCTTCGACCCGGGCGGCCGGGGGATTGCGCGTTTCTTCGTGCCGGGCGGCGCGGCTCGCGCGGCGCGCGCGCTCCGGCGCGCGAAGCGCGTGCTTCTCACCACCGGTTTCTCCCTTGGCCCAGGACTGCCCGAGACCGACGGCCCGCCGGGCACGGCCTCGCTGGGCAGGGCGCTCCGCGCGCTCGGCGCCGAGGTGACCTACATCACCGACGCCGCGTCCCTTCCACCCCTCCAGGCCGCTCTCAGCGTGCTCGGCGAGCCGCCCCGGATCCTGACCTTCCACGCGGGCGGCGACGCCGCGCTCACGGCGCGGCGGCTCTTGGCCGAGCACGCGCCGACCCACCTCGTCGCCATCGAGCGCCCGGGGCGCACGCGCGGCGGCCTATACCTGAGCATGCGCGGCGAGTCCGTCGGCGAGTGGAACGGGCCGCTCGACGCGCTCTTTCTCGAAGCCCCGCGGCGGGTGGTCACGGTCGGCGTCGGCGACGGAGGCAACGAGATCGGCATGGGCGCCCTGCACGCGCGTCTGCGGCGCGCGGGAGCGCGGATCAGGAAGGTCGCCTCGGTCGTCCCCGCGCGGTACGTGGTCGCCGCCGGCGTGTCGAACTGGGGCGCGTACGGTATCGTCGTCGAGCTGGCGCGTCTCTCGAAGCGCCCCTTGCTCCATACCGCGGACGAAGAGCGGCGCATGGTCCGCGCCTGTGTCGCGGCGGGCGCCGTGGACGGGATCACGCGCAAGCGTGAGGCGACCGTGGACGCGCTCCCTTTGGAGGCGCATGCGGGCATGGTAGAGTTGTTGCGTCTGATCCAGGATTCGTCACCCCACGGAGGCAAGACCCGATGA